Proteins from a single region of Amycolatopsis sp. CA-230715:
- a CDS encoding helix-turn-helix domain-containing protein: protein MSISRHDGSVTAVHRLPGGSEVAPHWHDDHQIVYAGKGVLSVRTDGGSWVAPATRAIWIPARTVHRHRAHGATDLHTIGLPVTANPLGLRRPAVLRVSPLLRELLLECSRYGETETPQVRRLRAVLLDQLRSSPEQPVHLPSARDPRLAAVCAVLEGEPGDGRTLAALGAATGAGERTLSRLFRAEFGMTFPQWRTQLRLRQALLLLADDLPVTVVAHRCGWASTSAFIDVFRAAFGHTPGTHRDDRNPARAGE from the coding sequence ATGTCGATTTCCCGCCACGACGGCTCGGTCACCGCCGTGCACCGGCTTCCCGGTGGTTCGGAGGTCGCGCCGCACTGGCACGACGACCACCAGATCGTCTACGCGGGCAAGGGCGTGCTGTCGGTGCGGACCGACGGCGGCAGCTGGGTCGCCCCGGCCACGCGCGCGATCTGGATACCGGCGCGCACCGTGCACCGGCACCGCGCGCACGGCGCGACGGATCTGCACACCATCGGCCTGCCGGTGACCGCGAACCCGCTCGGGCTGCGGCGGCCCGCGGTGCTGCGCGTCAGCCCGCTGCTGCGCGAACTCCTCCTCGAATGCAGCCGGTACGGCGAGACCGAAACCCCGCAGGTGCGCCGTCTGCGTGCCGTTCTGCTCGACCAGCTCCGCAGTTCGCCGGAGCAACCCGTGCACCTGCCGTCCGCCCGCGATCCGAGGCTGGCGGCGGTCTGCGCGGTGCTGGAAGGGGAGCCGGGGGACGGCAGGACGCTCGCCGCGCTCGGCGCCGCGACCGGTGCCGGGGAGCGCACGCTGAGCAGGCTCTTCCGCGCCGAATTCGGCATGACCTTCCCGCAGTGGCGCACACAGCTGAGGTTGCGGCAGGCGTTGCTCCTGCTCGCCGACGACCTGCCGGTGACGGTGGTGGCGCATCGCTGCGGCTGGGCGTCCACGAGCGCGTTCATCGACGTCTTCCGCGCCGCGTTCGGGCACACGCCGGGCACGCACCGGGACGACCGGAACCCGGCTCGCGCGGGCGAATGA
- a CDS encoding SDR family NAD(P)-dependent oxidoreductase has translation MLLDVSGKTALVTGSTQGIGLTIATALARSGARVAVNGRKPATVDEVVAKIRAEVDGAEVVAAPADVTTEEGAEQIAAVLPGVDILVNNLGIFGATPPLEITDDEWRRYFEVNVLAAVRLIRRYLPGMVGRGWGRIQNIASDSAIVIPAEMIHYGTSKTALLAVSRGFAKEAAGTGVTVNSVIAGPTHTGGVEDFVYQLVDKDLPWEEAQREFMLKHRPQSLLQRLIEPEEIANMVVYLSSPQASATTGAAVRVDGGYVDSIVP, from the coding sequence ATGCTTCTCGACGTCTCGGGCAAGACGGCACTGGTCACCGGGTCCACCCAGGGGATCGGGCTGACCATCGCGACCGCGCTCGCGCGGTCCGGGGCCAGGGTCGCGGTCAACGGCCGCAAGCCCGCCACCGTCGACGAGGTGGTGGCGAAGATCCGTGCCGAGGTCGACGGCGCGGAAGTCGTCGCCGCGCCGGCCGACGTGACCACCGAAGAAGGCGCCGAGCAGATCGCCGCGGTGCTGCCCGGCGTCGACATCCTGGTGAACAACCTCGGCATCTTCGGCGCGACCCCGCCGCTGGAGATCACCGACGACGAATGGCGCCGCTACTTCGAGGTGAACGTCCTCGCCGCGGTCCGGCTCATCCGCCGGTACCTGCCCGGCATGGTCGGCAGGGGCTGGGGCCGGATCCAGAACATCGCGAGCGATTCGGCGATCGTCATCCCCGCCGAGATGATCCACTACGGCACGTCGAAGACGGCGCTGCTCGCGGTGTCGCGGGGGTTCGCCAAGGAGGCCGCGGGCACCGGTGTCACGGTGAACTCGGTGATCGCGGGCCCCACTCACACCGGCGGCGTCGAGGACTTCGTCTACCAGCTCGTCGACAAGGACCTGCCCTGGGAAGAGGCGCAGCGCGAATTCATGCTCAAGCACCGGCCGCAGTCGTTGCTGCAGCGCCTGATCGAGCCGGAGGAGATCGCGAACATGGTGGTGTACCTCAGTTCTCCGCAGGCATCGGCCACCACGGGCGCGGCGGTGCGCGTCGATGGCGGCTACGTCGACTCGATCGTGCCCTGA
- a CDS encoding GH25 family lysozyme — translation MPTLSPNSRRALRALAASALALPILIGAASTGSADETALAAVSHPELDYAGSTIAANEGTGGARTAAAPGGLPGIDVSHYQGNIDWGSVAKNNQYTYIKATEGTDYKDGTFSSYYDGAYGAGMIRGAYHFALPDRSSGAAQAQFFVKNGGGWSADGKTLPPMLDMEYNPYGDRCYGKNGGDMTAWITDFSNEVHRLTNRYPTIYTTRDWWSSCTGDNGSFGATNPLFLACYCDSAGTMPKGWGTYTFWQYTSKGSTPGVSGPVDQDVFNGTADRLQALAKG, via the coding sequence TTGCCTACCCTCTCCCCGAACTCACGACGGGCGCTGCGCGCGCTCGCCGCGAGCGCACTGGCACTCCCGATCCTCATCGGCGCGGCGAGCACCGGCTCGGCCGACGAGACCGCGCTCGCCGCTGTCTCCCACCCGGAACTCGACTACGCGGGCTCCACCATCGCCGCCAACGAGGGCACCGGCGGCGCCCGCACCGCGGCGGCACCGGGCGGCCTCCCCGGTATCGACGTCAGCCACTACCAGGGCAACATCGACTGGGGGTCCGTGGCGAAGAACAACCAGTACACCTACATCAAGGCGACCGAGGGCACCGATTACAAGGACGGCACGTTCAGCAGCTACTACGACGGGGCGTACGGCGCCGGAATGATCAGGGGCGCCTACCACTTCGCACTGCCGGACCGCTCCAGCGGCGCCGCGCAGGCGCAGTTCTTCGTCAAGAACGGCGGCGGCTGGTCCGCCGACGGCAAGACGCTGCCGCCGATGCTGGACATGGAGTACAACCCGTACGGCGACCGCTGCTACGGCAAGAACGGCGGCGACATGACCGCGTGGATCACCGACTTCAGCAACGAGGTGCACCGGCTGACCAACCGGTACCCGACCATCTACACCACGCGGGACTGGTGGTCGAGCTGCACCGGCGACAACGGCAGCTTCGGCGCCACGAACCCGCTGTTCCTCGCCTGCTACTGCGACTCGGCCGGCACCATGCCGAAGGGCTGGGGCACCTACACGTTCTGGCAGTACACCAGCAAGGGCAGCACGCCCGGCGTGTCCGGCCCGGTCGACCAGGACGTCTTCAACGGCACCGCTGACCGGCTGCAAGCACTCGCGAAGGGCTGA
- a CDS encoding SPFH domain-containing protein: protein MTAVDMPTPTIRERAAWGTPGIPVAALGTVLFLGGAGVLLWGIIATAQAGGGGSIALIVAGAVLELAAAIVAGGLTQVATGEARVVQFLGRYTGTVREQGLRWVNPFTTRAHVSVRIRNHETAVMKVNESEGNPIEIAAVVVWQVEDTARAMFEVDEFVDFVGIQTETAVRHIANSYPYDSHHESRLSLRDNADEITEKLSAEIAARVESAGVRIIESRITHLAYAQEIAQAMLQRQQADAIVAARQRIVEGAVGMVQTALTQLAEQDVVDLDEERRAAMVSNLLVVLCGHREATPVVNTSSLYH from the coding sequence ATGACCGCTGTCGACATGCCGACACCGACCATCCGCGAGCGCGCCGCGTGGGGGACGCCGGGGATCCCGGTCGCCGCGCTGGGGACCGTGCTGTTCCTCGGCGGCGCCGGGGTTCTCCTGTGGGGCATCATCGCCACCGCGCAGGCGGGCGGCGGCGGCTCGATCGCGCTGATCGTCGCGGGCGCGGTGCTGGAGCTCGCCGCCGCGATCGTCGCGGGCGGGCTCACCCAGGTCGCGACCGGCGAAGCGCGCGTGGTGCAGTTCCTCGGCCGCTACACCGGCACGGTCCGGGAACAGGGCCTCCGCTGGGTCAACCCGTTCACCACCAGGGCGCACGTGTCGGTGCGGATCCGCAACCACGAGACCGCGGTGATGAAGGTCAACGAGTCGGAGGGAAACCCGATCGAGATCGCCGCGGTCGTGGTGTGGCAGGTGGAGGACACCGCGCGCGCGATGTTCGAAGTGGACGAGTTCGTCGACTTCGTGGGGATCCAGACCGAGACCGCCGTGCGGCACATCGCCAACAGCTACCCGTACGACTCGCACCACGAGAGCCGCCTTTCCTTGCGTGACAACGCGGACGAGATCACCGAGAAGCTTTCGGCCGAGATCGCCGCGCGCGTCGAATCGGCGGGGGTGCGGATCATCGAATCCAGGATCACCCACCTCGCCTACGCGCAGGAGATCGCCCAAGCCATGCTCCAGCGCCAGCAGGCCGACGCGATCGTCGCGGCGCGACAGCGGATCGTGGAGGGCGCGGTCGGCATGGTCCAGACCGCGCTGACCCAGCTCGCCGAACAGGACGTCGTCGACCTCGACGAGGAACGCCGTGCCGCGATGGTGAGCAATCTGCTGGTGGTGCTGTGCGGCCACCGGGAAGCCACGCCCGTGGTGAACACGAGCTCGCTCTACCACTGA
- a CDS encoding MFS transporter, which produces MTITVRRGNRAITLLSAGHAGVDFYQGAVPALVPVLVAERHYDYVAASGIVLAATLLSSIVQPLFGLLTDRRAMPWLLPASMATAGIGLAMSGLGGSYWSTWLGVALSGLGVAAYHPEAARLARVVSGGAHTGMSWFSLGGNIGFALAPVVVTPVLAAGGLGATPFLVAPAAVATLLTASVLRTFSRHDAETRAEPDRRGHDDWPRFLRLTAVVMCRSIVYMGLSAFVALYVRGRVPGGATAGAVALFVLFAGGAVGTVLGGRLAAKHGRVRTMRIAYAATIPALAGVVFAPGYAVYLFVAAAAITLYVPFSLHITLGQDYLPNRVGTASGVTLGLAVSVGGIASPAIGALADGTSLQIALAALIGLAVVSWLLALTLPEPASQDRQGTIEST; this is translated from the coding sequence GTGACGATCACCGTGCGACGAGGAAACCGCGCCATCACCCTGCTCTCCGCCGGACACGCGGGGGTCGACTTCTACCAGGGCGCGGTACCCGCGCTGGTGCCCGTGCTGGTGGCCGAACGGCACTACGACTACGTCGCGGCGTCGGGCATCGTGCTCGCCGCGACCCTGCTTTCCTCAATCGTGCAACCGCTCTTCGGACTCCTCACCGACCGGCGGGCGATGCCGTGGCTGCTTCCCGCGAGCATGGCGACCGCGGGTATCGGCCTCGCGATGAGCGGTCTCGGCGGGAGCTACTGGAGCACCTGGCTCGGCGTCGCGCTCAGCGGGCTCGGCGTCGCCGCGTACCACCCGGAGGCCGCGCGGCTCGCCAGGGTCGTCAGCGGCGGCGCGCACACCGGCATGAGCTGGTTTTCCCTCGGCGGCAACATCGGTTTCGCGCTGGCGCCGGTCGTGGTCACCCCCGTGCTCGCCGCGGGCGGGCTCGGCGCGACACCGTTCCTGGTCGCGCCCGCCGCCGTCGCGACCCTGCTCACCGCGTCGGTTCTGCGCACCTTTTCCCGCCACGACGCGGAAACCCGCGCCGAGCCAGACCGGCGCGGGCACGACGACTGGCCACGGTTCCTCCGGCTGACGGCGGTCGTGATGTGCCGCTCGATCGTCTACATGGGACTCAGCGCGTTCGTCGCGCTGTACGTGCGCGGCCGGGTGCCCGGCGGCGCGACCGCGGGTGCGGTGGCGCTGTTCGTGCTCTTCGCGGGCGGCGCGGTGGGCACCGTGCTCGGCGGCAGGCTCGCCGCGAAGCACGGCCGCGTCCGGACGATGCGGATCGCTTACGCGGCCACCATTCCCGCGCTCGCGGGCGTGGTCTTCGCGCCGGGCTACGCCGTCTACCTCTTCGTGGCCGCCGCCGCGATCACGCTGTACGTCCCGTTTTCCCTGCACATCACGCTCGGCCAGGACTACCTGCCCAACCGGGTCGGCACCGCGAGCGGGGTGACGCTCGGGCTCGCGGTGAGCGTCGGCGGCATCGCCTCCCCCGCGATCGGCGCACTCGCGGACGGCACCTCGCTCCAGATCGCGCTCGCCGCGCTGATCGGGCTCGCCGTGGTGTCGTGGCTGCTCGCACTGACGCTGCCCGAACCAGCGAGCCAGGACCGTCAGGGCACGATCGAGTCGACGTAG